The DNA sequence GCGATGAATAGGCGATAAGCTTTAAGATAGCTCCTTCCAGTTCCCTTATATTCGAGCGGATATTCTCAGCGATATAGCTGACAACCTTATCCGGAAGCTCTTTATTCATTGCCGCTGCCTTTTGACAGATAATTTTGCAGCGTGTCTTAACGTCCGGCGGTTCTACTTTTACCACCATTCCAGATACGAATCTGTTTACCAGACTTTCGCATAGCTGGCCTATCATTTTCGGATGGGCGTCCGAGACCAGCACTACTTTTTTGCCCGCCATATTTATCGTATTAAACGTATGCAGGAATTCTTCCTGCGTTGATGGTTTGCTGGCCAGGAAGTGTATATCGTCAATAGCCAACAAATCCATTTGCCGGTATCGCCTCCTGAAAGCATCCAGCTTCTTGGTCTTCAAGGCCAGCACAAACTGATTGGTAAAGTCCTCCGCTGACACATATAGCCAATTGGCTGTGGGCCGGGTCCGGCTCATCATATTGCAAATCCCTTGCATCAGATGCGTCTTACCAAGGCCATATCCTCCATGAATAAACAGCGGATTGAACGGACTTACTTCTTCAGATACTAAACTTACCGCTGCGTTGTAGGCCAATTGATTGGATGGTCCTACAACAAACGATTCGAGCGTCATCTTCAGCGAACGTCCCGTTATCTGCCGGTCGCTTATTCTGCTTCGAGTCGTTTTATTCTGAGCCTTCTGAACAAGTTCTGCCTGACAATCGAGCTGCGTTCGTCTCTGATTGCCGCACAGTTCGGGCTCAATATTAAAAGTAATTTTTTTCACGGAACCGGTAATTGTTTCAACAGCCGCCGTTATATCGGATAAAAAATGGCTCTCTATCCAGCTCCCGACAAAAGGATTTGGAACGCCTATTTTTAAATAATCATCCGCTATCGTAAATCTGGTCGAATTCCTGAACCAGACACGATACTTCTGCTGACCTACTTTTTCAGCGAGAAGCTGGTTGATTGCGGTTATCTCATCCTTGATTATTGTCTGCATATAAAACTTCTGTTATGAAACTATATATTATAAATAAAATACTTGTCTGAATATACGTCTTTGTCTTTAGTAAATCAATGCAGTTTTGTCAAAATTCTTTTCCACTGCACAGATAATTCTTAAACACAAAACGTTGTGAGAAAAAAAATTTTGTTTTGAACAGGTTTTACACAGCCCTAAACTGCTTTGTGGAAAAAATGTGGATGATAATTTAATTATTAGCTGATTTAAAAAATGTTTATTTTAGTTTTTTTGGAGAATCGCGGCATAAGCACCGTCGCAATCGTAAGTTCCGGCAGAGGGAAGGAATATTTTTTCTTTTTCGAGCGAAAATTCAGGTTTTTGTCTGATAAAATTATTCACAACATCGATATTTTCCTGATTTAATATGCTGCAGGTGCTGTAACAGATTTTACCACCCTCTGTTACAATCGAAGAAGCAAACTCAAGCAGCTCAACCTGGGTTTTTGCAAGTTCTTCAATTCGTTTTTCATTTAACCGAAGCCGTACTTCAGGTCTTTTCGCCAATACGCCTGTATTCGAGCATGGAACATCGAGCAATACCGCGTCCGCCGAAGCAGGCTGGCAGGCTTCTTTAAGAAAATCATCGTAACCTAATACTTTTACGGATGTTACCCCGAGCCTTTGAATATTTTCGCCAATCCTGGTCAATCTTGAATTATCTTT is a window from the Phycisphaerae bacterium genome containing:
- the dnaA gene encoding chromosomal replication initiator protein DnaA, producing the protein MQTIIKDEITAINQLLAEKVGQQKYRVWFRNSTRFTIADDYLKIGVPNPFVGSWIESHFLSDITAAVETITGSVKKITFNIEPELCGNQRRTQLDCQAELVQKAQNKTTRSRISDRQITGRSLKMTLESFVVGPSNQLAYNAAVSLVSEEVSPFNPLFIHGGYGLGKTHLMQGICNMMSRTRPTANWLYVSAEDFTNQFVLALKTKKLDAFRRRYRQMDLLAIDDIHFLASKPSTQEEFLHTFNTINMAGKKVVLVSDAHPKMIGQLCESLVNRFVSGMVVKVEPPDVKTRCKIICQKAAAMNKELPDKVVSYIAENIRSNIRELEGAILKLIAYSSLCNEKISPEMARQVLAEHISRTDPIVHISDIEAAVTTFFGITPADVHSSKKDRTVSLARSFSMYLARKYTDMSFPEIGRLMGNKNHATVILACRKVEEILKNNSSVNWQSPNGNKVGKGQDILAKLEETIA